The stretch of DNA TGGACTTATTGGATGAAGAGCCTGAATTGCAATTGAAGGATTATCAATGGAAAATATACTCTGTTAATCCAAATCAACCTCCTCAATATATTGCACCAGATGCAGATGTGAAAGAATCATTGGTTAATGAAGGGTGTTTTGTACAGGGTACGATCGAGCATTCTGTTTTATTTCCAGGGGTAACGGTTGGTGAAGGATCGGTTGTGAAGGATACGATCATTATGCCTGGAGCTGAAATTGGTCGAAATTGTAGGGTGGAAAAAGCTATTGTAGCGGATGGAATGAAGGTAAAAGATGGTACAATCATTGCTCCTGAACAAGGGAAAGACCAAATTGTATTGGTTGCAGAAGAAGATATTATTCTGACGTGATTTAAGATAAATCTCAATTCTCCATCAGAGATGGATATTATCTTTGGTGGGGAATTTAGTTAATCGGAAATTATTAATATGATGAGGTTCTGTACTTCATTGAGTTAATTCAGCTTATAGTGTGAGTATTTGTTAATACACTTTAAAATAATACTTCTGTTAGTCGTTTTTCTTATGTTCTTTATAACATAAAGTACTCGCTAGTAAGTTCCTCTATTTAAACATTGCCGAGTCTTCTAAGTTTTGAAATAGAGGTCTTAATGTTTCGTAACATGTGGTGAAAAATGTATTTAATAATCCAGAAGAGGAGTGGGTTGAGTGCGAAAAACAACACTTGCTGTAATCGATGCAATGACAGAAATGCAAGCGATGAATGAATTAACGGAGAATCGTTCACTTGCTGCAGTGCCATTTGGTGGGCGTTATCGTTTAATTGATTTTATTTTATCTAATCTTGTCAATTCAGGTATTGAAAGTGTAGGTATCTTTACAAAAGATCGCTTTCGTTCATTAATGGACCATCTCGGATCAGGACGTGATTGGGATTTGAGTCGTAAACGGAAAGGATTATTTTTCTGTCCACCTACAAGAAAACAAGAGTACTACAACGGTTTTTTTGATTACCTAAACAATCACCTTGATTATTTCAATAGAAGTGAACAAAAGTATGTAATTGTAGCTGCTAGTAATGTTATATGTAATCTAGACTTTGAAAGAGTACTGCGACAACATATTGCAATGAAAGCAGATATCACAGAAGTATGTTATAAAGGAACACCGTTGAATATATTCATAATAGAAAAATCACTATTATTAGATTGTATTAAGTCACATAGATATGAGTCAATTAAAAATATGCAAGAGTTCGTTATATTGTATGAGAGACGGTTAAATATCCATTCGTATGAGCATGATGGATATACAGCTATTATTGATTCAGTACAAAGTTATTATAAGCATAGTATGTCGTTGTTACATCCAGAGATGTGGAAAAGTCTTTTTGTTGGATCAAACCCCATTTTCACTAAAGTAAAGGATGAACCACCAACTCGATATCAAAAAGGGGCTATCGTAACAAATTCTCAAGTAGCAAACGGATGCCAAATTGAAGGAACCGTGGAAAATAGTATTATATTCCGTGCTGTACATATTGGAAAAGGAGCAGTAGTTAGAAATAGTATAATTATGCAAAAAAGTATAATAGAAGATGGCGCAATTGTTGATGGGGTTATTATTGACAAAGATGTTCGGATCGAAGCATCTGCACGTATTCAAGGTCAAATAGGAAATCCTTTTGTCATTCCAAAGGGAGAAGTGCAAGGAGAGTTGATGAGATAGTGAATATATTATTCGTCGTTTCTGAATGTGTGCCATTTATTAAGTCAGGTGGTTTAGCCGATGTAGCTGGTGCACTTCCGAAACAGCTTAAGAGACTAGGGCATGATGTAAGAGTAATTCTTCCGAAATATGAGTTAATACCTTCAGAATATAAGAATCGTATGGAATTTATGTCTGAATTTTCTGTTCAAGTAGGGTGGAGAAAGCAATATGGAGGACTTATGAAGCTTGAGCATGAAGGGATTACTTATTATTTTATAGACAATGAATATTACTTTAAACGTTCATCACTATATGGTGATTATGATGATGGTGAAAGGTTTGCGTACTTTTCACATGCTGTCATCAAAGCAATACCATACTTAGAATTTAATGTGGAGATACTGCATTGTCATGATTGGCATACTGCAATAGTAAATTATTTACTAAACAATCAAAATCATGAACATCCTAGTTATGAAAGCATTCGAACAGTTTTTACCATTCATAATTTGCAATTTCAAGGGGTATTTTCAAAGGAAATGCTTAACGAACTATTAAACTTAGATGAATTTCATTTTACAGAGGAGAATCTGGAGCATTATGGTCAGATAAACTTCATGAAAGGTGGGATTAAGGCATCAGATCTGATTACGACAGTTAGCCCAACTTATCGGAATGAGATTCAAATCCCTTATTATGGGGAAGGTCTGGATGGTTTCTTACGAGCTTATCAATATAAGTTAAAAGGCATTGTTAATGGGATTGATGCTGATTTGTATAATCCTAATGATGATGCGTCGATAACACAAACTTATTCAAGTGAGACGATTGACCAAAAGGTCGTCAATAAAATTTCACTACAGGGAGAAATGGGGTTGCCTCAGTCTGAAGAGGTACCAATGGTTGTTATGGTATCCCGGTTGACACAACAAAAAGGATTAGATCTTGTCGTT from Bacillus solimangrovi encodes:
- the glgA gene encoding glycogen synthase GlgA → MVNILFVVSECVPFIKSGGLADVAGALPKQLKRLGHDVRVILPKYELIPSEYKNRMEFMSEFSVQVGWRKQYGGLMKLEHEGITYYFIDNEYYFKRSSLYGDYDDGERFAYFSHAVIKAIPYLEFNVEILHCHDWHTAIVNYLLNNQNHEHPSYESIRTVFTIHNLQFQGVFSKEMLNELLNLDEFHFTEENLEHYGQINFMKGGIKASDLITTVSPTYRNEIQIPYYGEGLDGFLRAYQYKLKGIVNGIDADLYNPNDDASITQTYSSETIDQKVVNKISLQGEMGLPQSEEVPMVVMVSRLTQQKGLDLVVRIFHEMIQNDVQFVLLGTGEKRFEHFFQQMEVEYPNKVKTLIGFNESLAHKIYAAADLFLMPSKFEPCGLGQLIALRYGAIPIVRETGGLNDTVQSYDEHTGNGNGFSFMNYNAHDLLFTIERALQFYRKKDMWKQIVTHAMEQDYSWEKSAKEYDELYRNLFV
- a CDS encoding sugar phosphate nucleotidyltransferase, yielding MRKTTLAVIDAMTEMQAMNELTENRSLAAVPFGGRYRLIDFILSNLVNSGIESVGIFTKDRFRSLMDHLGSGRDWDLSRKRKGLFFCPPTRKQEYYNGFFDYLNNHLDYFNRSEQKYVIVAASNVICNLDFERVLRQHIAMKADITEVCYKGTPLNIFIIEKSLLLDCIKSHRYESIKNMQEFVILYERRLNIHSYEHDGYTAIIDSVQSYYKHSMSLLHPEMWKSLFVGSNPIFTKVKDEPPTRYQKGAIVTNSQVANGCQIEGTVENSIIFRAVHIGKGAVVRNSIIMQKSIIEDGAIVDGVIIDKDVRIEASARIQGQIGNPFVIPKGEVQGELMR